A single Providencia manganoxydans DNA region contains:
- a CDS encoding PLP-dependent cysteine synthase family protein, with the protein MIYSKITDLIGNTPILRIAIPHKKSALFFKIEKNNPGGSMKDRMARNMVIAGLKSGKIKPKSTIVESSSGNTGIGLALAAIEFGLHFIAVVDHHASPDKIAIMKALGAEIRYVTGNYQENEVAVVERQRLANELASQLPNATFMNQSDNAANSGGYAALVCELIEQIGRIDAYVGCVGTGGSITGVSQGLKSHNPQTITVAVEPEGSIVFGHQGKPYYQSGTGTPEGDVVGLVLDYSCIDHNAQVSDIQAFETARYLASQYGLLVGGSTGGIVYKALEFINNDTIHGNIVVIVADGGEKYLNTVFNEQWLSARNLISPDISHQLNYWLTNTISLEKAS; encoded by the coding sequence GCAATTCCCCATAAGAAAAGTGCCCTATTTTTTAAAATAGAAAAGAACAATCCCGGCGGAAGTATGAAAGACAGAATGGCTCGCAATATGGTCATAGCTGGCCTTAAGTCTGGAAAAATTAAACCTAAAAGCACCATCGTAGAATCATCATCAGGCAATACTGGAATAGGCCTTGCACTTGCTGCCATCGAGTTTGGTTTGCATTTTATTGCTGTTGTTGATCATCACGCCTCCCCTGACAAAATCGCAATAATGAAAGCATTAGGTGCTGAAATCCGTTATGTCACAGGCAACTATCAGGAAAATGAAGTGGCTGTTGTCGAACGCCAACGCCTAGCGAATGAACTCGCATCTCAGCTCCCCAATGCAACATTTATGAATCAATCTGACAATGCAGCAAATTCAGGTGGTTATGCTGCATTAGTTTGTGAACTGATAGAACAAATTGGCAGAATTGATGCTTATGTAGGCTGCGTTGGTACCGGTGGTTCAATAACAGGTGTATCCCAAGGATTAAAGTCACATAATCCACAAACTATCACAGTTGCTGTTGAACCAGAGGGATCCATTGTTTTTGGGCATCAAGGAAAACCTTATTATCAATCAGGAACAGGAACCCCTGAAGGGGATGTCGTTGGGTTAGTACTAGACTACAGCTGTATTGACCATAATGCACAAGTTTCAGATATTCAAGCATTTGAAACGGCACGATATCTTGCTAGCCAATATGGTTTGTTAGTCGGAGGCTCAACTGGCGGAATTGTTTATAAAGCTTTAGAGTTCATTAATAACGATACTATTCACGGTAATATTGTTGTCATCGTTGCCGATGGCGGTGAAAAATACCTTAACACCGTATTCAATGAGCAGTGGCTCAGCGCTCGAAATCTGATCTCACCTGATATATCTCACCAGCTTAATTATTGGCTCACTAATACGATTTCATTAGAGAAAGCTAGCTAA
- a CDS encoding NAD/NADP octopine/nopaline dehydrogenase family protein — protein MSKDKHLNIVICGGGQTGHLAVALFSQYPNIKASLLTQNTTTVERHQQQNNILSVHYNNGEIKNYPVELITHSPQQVIPEADIIILTVPSHRQTNWLRFISPYLSSDKTVFIGAIPGINGFDWLAEQFFKDNPNIVIWGMKDVPHIAWGLEPGVKICFGGEKSALFIAFHHRENQTNKKRLHEWLSRLYSAPISILDNYLEITLTPANPIMHSSVIYGLIGPYAQWHNSYFESPICWWNDCTELSAYYLQRCDEERLAICRHLVNCAGISLATVKSLIDELREVYPNQIGDTKTLWSILRTNEAYHGIQLPLIKCEQNGWAFNKQHRVFQEDIAYGLSLLVRIGEHLNIPLPYTNEIYNWCMSYLGLDPSIPHPAFSKLNLSQYQVNKQ, from the coding sequence ATGTCCAAAGACAAACATCTTAATATAGTGATTTGTGGTGGAGGTCAAACAGGCCACCTTGCTGTAGCTTTGTTTAGTCAATATCCTAATATAAAAGCATCACTACTCACCCAAAATACCACAACAGTTGAACGCCACCAGCAACAAAATAATATCCTGTCCGTTCATTACAATAATGGCGAGATAAAAAACTATCCTGTAGAGCTAATAACCCATTCACCACAACAGGTGATACCTGAAGCCGACATTATTATTCTTACTGTTCCTTCTCACCGCCAAACAAACTGGTTACGTTTTATCTCTCCTTATTTATCTTCTGATAAAACTGTTTTTATTGGGGCTATTCCTGGGATCAATGGCTTTGACTGGCTTGCTGAACAGTTTTTTAAAGATAATCCTAATATCGTGATTTGGGGAATGAAAGATGTCCCTCATATTGCATGGGGGTTAGAGCCTGGGGTCAAAATCTGTTTCGGTGGTGAAAAATCGGCATTATTTATTGCTTTTCATCATCGAGAAAATCAAACCAATAAGAAGCGACTTCATGAATGGTTATCAAGGCTATATTCAGCTCCTATTAGTATTCTCGATAATTATTTAGAAATTACGCTAACACCAGCAAACCCCATCATGCATAGCTCAGTGATCTATGGGCTAATCGGCCCATACGCTCAATGGCATAATAGCTATTTTGAATCGCCTATCTGCTGGTGGAATGATTGCACTGAACTTAGTGCCTATTATTTACAGCGTTGCGATGAAGAACGACTCGCTATTTGCCGACATTTAGTCAATTGCGCAGGTATTTCTTTAGCTACAGTAAAATCCTTAATTGATGAATTACGCGAAGTCTATCCCAACCAAATTGGTGACACAAAAACACTTTGGTCGATCCTGCGTACCAATGAAGCCTATCATGGGATCCAATTACCATTAATAAAGTGTGAGCAAAATGGTTGGGCTTTTAATAAACAACATCGAGTATTTCAAGAAGATATTGCTTATGGGCTAAGTTTACTGGTTCGTATAGGTGAGCATCTCAATATTCCGCTCCCTTATACAAATGAAATATATAACTGGTGTATGAGCTATCTAGGGCTAGATCCTAGCATTCCTCATCCAGCCTTCAGTAAACTAAATCTATCCCAATATCAGGTGAACAAACAGTGA
- a CDS encoding MFS transporter has protein sequence MNLLKSHLIIGFLFGIQLISMGAMEMSGPFWPIHLQNNSSDWLLSFALTMVYVAPMAGIMLTSTFWGRMGDRMGNKAMMIRALLGLAITQILLSFCNDPWLILLLRTVQGACAGYIAPAQAYGVSVTEPKKRTQLFAFLQVSTNIGSLLGALCGGLILDYLNFFWINMIAGLLCAVCAVTVFVFLPSDKKTNTVMQAKKSSNNSKKYRPQQIVKHLILLMGLLLMSRMITLPSFSLYLNHTYSIDYWVIGLIYGLQAMGVILSAQRWAKWFEFQSITVSLIRLKWITFACIIVVIGLAITPIIWGFALLYLLWGILLGATTPILTALISSATSSEYQGYVLGLSQSINQFASIGGIALGSIFILFPGIDWLFYYVSISYIASLIAIILLIKHSHK, from the coding sequence GTGAATTTACTGAAAAGCCATCTGATTATCGGGTTCTTATTTGGTATCCAACTTATTTCAATGGGAGCGATGGAAATGAGTGGGCCTTTTTGGCCTATTCATTTACAAAATAATAGCTCAGATTGGCTATTGTCTTTTGCTTTGACGATGGTTTATGTCGCGCCAATGGCTGGGATCATGTTAACCAGTACATTTTGGGGGCGAATGGGTGATCGAATGGGTAATAAAGCAATGATGATCCGTGCATTGCTTGGCTTAGCAATTACCCAAATTTTATTATCATTTTGTAACGACCCTTGGCTAATTTTATTATTGAGAACTGTGCAAGGAGCTTGCGCAGGGTATATTGCTCCGGCTCAAGCTTATGGCGTTTCAGTCACCGAGCCTAAAAAGCGAACACAACTTTTTGCCTTCCTGCAAGTCTCTACAAATATCGGATCTTTACTGGGAGCACTGTGTGGTGGGTTAATCTTAGATTATCTCAATTTCTTTTGGATCAATATGATTGCAGGGCTACTCTGCGCTGTTTGTGCTGTCACTGTATTTGTTTTTTTACCTTCAGATAAAAAAACAAATACAGTGATGCAGGCAAAAAAATCATCTAACAACTCAAAAAAATACCGCCCTCAACAAATAGTGAAACATCTTATATTGTTAATGGGGCTTTTATTAATGAGTCGAATGATCACTCTCCCCAGTTTTTCATTATACCTTAATCATACCTACTCAATAGATTATTGGGTTATTGGATTGATTTATGGTCTACAAGCTATGGGGGTTATTCTCTCAGCCCAACGATGGGCTAAATGGTTCGAATTTCAATCCATAACTGTATCATTGATTCGTTTAAAATGGATTACCTTTGCCTGCATCATTGTTGTTATTGGTCTAGCAATAACCCCTATAATCTGGGGATTCGCCTTACTGTATTTGCTTTGGGGGATTTTACTTGGTGCAACAACACCAATACTCACTGCATTAATCTCTTCTGCTACATCTTCTGAATATCAAGGCTATGTACTTGGTTTATCACAAAGTATCAATCAATTCGCCTCTATAGGAGGAATTGCCTTAGGAAGCATATTTATTCTATTTCCTGGAATAGATTGGCTTTTTTATTATGTTTCAATTAGTTATATCGCATCCTTAATTGCAATCATTTTACTGATAAAACATTCTCATAAATAA
- a CDS encoding ABC transporter substrate-binding protein — protein sequence MKGKHKLSSKIISLLLFTFTLLFSTATSAKPIVVTDILNRRVTVNVPVNKVILGEGRMLYLVAMLDKENPAKRIVAMGNDLQTSDPATWRQYSQHFPQLKNIPTFSGTEKRSLNIEHALALQPDVIIMNIEAKTAIEEQGHDKALQKAGIPVIYVDFRYNPSNNTPLTMRLFGALWGEEKIAEQFIEFREQQLKRVSDVLAKNTPKKPRVFIERIGGYTDECCLTFGDGNFGRFVSLAGGDNIGAKNAPNTFYMMNPEQVLVADPDKIVITSANFSKFMPEGDWIGLGPNEDLNAAKIKLEKYLKKPAYTGSNAVKNQQFYAIWHQFYNSPYDFIAIQQLAHWIHPEIFADLNADDTFKIFYEKFLSIPYEPGYFVSLENK from the coding sequence ATGAAAGGAAAACATAAGCTATCTAGCAAAATAATCTCTCTGTTATTGTTTACTTTTACCTTGCTATTCTCTACGGCCACGTCAGCAAAGCCTATTGTTGTTACTGATATTTTAAATAGAAGAGTTACTGTCAACGTTCCAGTAAATAAAGTCATTTTAGGCGAAGGCCGCATGCTTTATCTTGTTGCCATGCTAGATAAAGAGAATCCTGCAAAACGGATTGTTGCAATGGGGAACGACCTGCAAACTTCTGATCCTGCAACATGGCGTCAATATAGTCAGCATTTTCCTCAACTCAAAAATATCCCAACATTCAGTGGGACAGAAAAACGCTCTTTGAACATAGAACATGCGTTAGCTTTGCAACCAGATGTCATCATTATGAATATCGAAGCAAAAACTGCAATTGAAGAACAAGGGCACGATAAGGCATTACAGAAAGCAGGTATTCCGGTTATCTATGTTGATTTTCGCTATAACCCATCAAACAATACGCCACTTACCATGCGCTTATTTGGTGCTTTATGGGGTGAAGAAAAAATCGCAGAGCAATTTATTGAATTTAGAGAACAGCAATTAAAGCGAGTTAGTGATGTACTCGCAAAGAACACCCCAAAGAAACCCAGAGTTTTTATTGAACGCATTGGCGGTTATACCGATGAATGTTGCCTTACTTTTGGTGATGGTAATTTTGGCCGCTTTGTTTCGCTTGCTGGCGGTGACAATATTGGTGCAAAAAATGCCCCTAACACATTCTACATGATGAACCCTGAACAAGTACTTGTCGCAGATCCAGATAAAATTGTTATTACCAGTGCTAATTTTTCAAAGTTTATGCCTGAAGGAGATTGGATTGGCTTAGGCCCCAATGAAGACCTCAATGCAGCCAAAATAAAATTAGAGAAATACTTAAAAAAACCGGCTTATACCGGCAGTAATGCAGTTAAAAACCAACAGTTTTATGCTATTTGGCATCAATTTTATAATAGCCCTTACGATTTTATTGCCATACAGCAGCTCGCACACTGGATCCATCCAGAGATATTTGCTGATTTAAATGCAGATGACACTTTTAAAATATTCTATGAAAAATTTTTATCTATTCCTTATGAACCTGGATACTTTGTAAGCTTAGAGAATAAGTAG
- the glmS gene encoding glutamine--fructose-6-phosphate transaminase (isomerizing), which produces MCGIVGAVAQRDIAEILIEGLRRLEYRGYDSAGMAVVDHEGHLQRLREVGKVQMLAEEAEKNPVSGGTGIAHTRWATHGVPSERNAHPHTSGYIAVVHNGIIENYLELKDELKQLGYVFSSETDTEVIAHLVHHEQQKGGSLVEVVQRVIPQLRGAYGTVIMDSRTPELLVAARSGSPLVIGLGVGENFLASDQLALLPVTRRFIYLEEGDVAEVTRRTVRVFDQQGEAVEREQIESNVQYDAGDKGVYRHYMQKEIYEQPMAIKNTLEGRFSQSNGIDLSELGPKAAEILSQVEHIQIVACGTSYNAGMVARYWFESLAGIPCDVEIASEYRYRKPAHRKGSLMITLSQSGETADTLAALRLSKELGYLTSLAVCNVSGSSLVRESDFALMTKAGAEIGVASTKAFTTQLTVLLMLVAYMGRIKGGDPALEQDIANALHALPARIESMLSHDKVIEALAEDFSDKNHALFLGRGEQYPIAVEGALKLKEISYIHAEAYAAGELKHGPLALIDADMPVIIIAPNNELLEKLKSNIEEVRARGGLLYVFADQDAGFEESENMKIIPLPHVEELIAPIFYTVPLQLLSYHVALIKGTDVDQPRNLAKSVTVE; this is translated from the coding sequence GTGGAATTGTAGGTGCTGTCGCACAACGTGATATCGCAGAAATTCTAATAGAAGGCCTTCGTCGCCTTGAGTATCGTGGTTATGACTCTGCGGGTATGGCTGTAGTTGACCATGAAGGCCATCTTCAACGTTTGCGTGAAGTTGGTAAAGTTCAAATGCTGGCGGAAGAAGCAGAAAAAAATCCAGTATCAGGCGGAACCGGGATCGCGCATACTCGTTGGGCTACACATGGTGTTCCAAGCGAACGCAATGCTCATCCTCATACTTCTGGTTATATTGCTGTTGTTCATAACGGCATTATTGAAAACTACTTAGAACTGAAGGATGAGTTAAAACAACTTGGTTATGTGTTTAGCTCTGAAACAGATACTGAAGTGATTGCTCACCTTGTTCATCATGAGCAGCAAAAAGGTGGCTCTTTAGTTGAAGTGGTTCAGCGTGTTATTCCTCAATTACGTGGTGCTTACGGCACCGTGATCATGGATAGCCGTACTCCTGAATTATTAGTGGCGGCCCGTTCGGGAAGCCCATTAGTGATAGGTCTGGGTGTTGGTGAAAACTTCCTAGCATCAGATCAGCTTGCTTTATTGCCAGTTACTCGCCGTTTTATTTACCTTGAAGAAGGGGATGTTGCTGAAGTTACACGCCGTACAGTACGTGTATTTGATCAGCAAGGGGAAGCGGTTGAACGTGAGCAAATTGAATCAAACGTTCAATACGATGCAGGTGATAAAGGTGTTTACCGTCACTATATGCAAAAAGAGATCTATGAACAACCAATGGCAATTAAAAACACCCTAGAAGGGCGTTTTAGTCAAAGTAATGGTATCGATCTCAGTGAATTAGGCCCTAAAGCAGCTGAAATTTTATCGCAAGTTGAGCATATTCAAATTGTTGCTTGTGGTACCTCTTACAACGCTGGAATGGTTGCTCGTTACTGGTTTGAATCTCTAGCTGGTATCCCTTGTGATGTGGAAATCGCTTCTGAATATCGCTACCGTAAACCTGCCCATCGTAAAGGTAGCTTGATGATCACACTTTCACAATCAGGTGAAACAGCTGATACATTGGCGGCATTACGTTTATCTAAAGAATTAGGTTATTTGACGTCTCTTGCGGTGTGTAACGTATCAGGTTCTTCATTGGTTCGTGAATCAGACTTTGCACTCATGACTAAAGCAGGTGCAGAGATTGGTGTTGCTTCAACTAAAGCGTTTACTACACAGTTAACTGTGTTGCTGATGCTAGTGGCATATATGGGACGCATTAAAGGCGGTGATCCTGCATTAGAGCAAGATATTGCTAATGCTCTGCATGCATTACCTGCACGTATCGAAAGTATGTTATCTCACGATAAAGTGATTGAAGCGCTGGCGGAAGATTTTTCTGATAAAAACCATGCTTTGTTCCTTGGTCGTGGTGAGCAATACCCAATTGCGGTTGAGGGTGCGCTGAAACTTAAAGAGATCTCTTATATTCACGCTGAAGCGTATGCGGCAGGTGAATTGAAGCATGGCCCTCTAGCGTTAATTGATGCGGATATGCCAGTCATTATAATCGCGCCAAACAACGAACTGTTAGAAAAATTAAAATCTAACATTGAAGAGGTTCGCGCTCGTGGTGGCTTACTATACGTATTTGCTGATCAAGATGCTGGTTTTGAGGAGAGTGAAAATATGAAAATTATTCCTCTACCTCATGTTGAAGAACTGATTGCCCCAATTTTCTATACAGTGCCTCTACAGTTGTTGTCTTACCATGTTGCATTGATTAAAGGTACTGATGTTGACCAACCACGTAATTTGGCTAAATCGGTAACGGTTGAGTAA